One genomic segment of Dysosmobacter sp. Marseille-Q4140 includes these proteins:
- a CDS encoding HD domain-containing protein: MQNAGLIREVRGVMTRFEPLTEEIVAACTQDGLTYAELSDALSAYGLSIEKVMHDPTRKIFNTCYADYDLGLYADIILQREFIRGPGQAQFQKLARQGGICRTLAEQDWRGFYLKDVPLSMLIYDFQRRYKTIPHETVFSVWHGIYKRIDYANGMWSLPVLREVFRYAPPPRLPALEPDGLITIYRGMGALSLPPEQAISWTTHPGNALWFAIHSGQGTKVAVARVRPEQIVAHYPSYAEENEVVIFPGTVTEYRYEDMIPAVVETVPRLMAPALQAYLDFGRQARALGYQQEKLFQLHGLLHVLRVLFLTLIYFYNSGDPLTESDRQILIYFSLLHDLGRLNENADATHGERSVELIHKRGIRLRGIRLSRKEYRIAELIIAHHCRDDGEGIAAITAEPGLSRKEKEHAVHLYHICKDMDALDRVRFNGLDYRMLRTQYARRLPLVAGCLLEEDLLTPLDMEFPAK, translated from the coding sequence AATTGTCCGACGCGCTTTCCGCATATGGCCTGAGTATCGAGAAGGTTATGCATGATCCAACGAGGAAGATCTTTAACACCTGCTATGCCGACTATGATCTGGGCCTGTATGCGGACATCATTCTGCAGAGAGAATTCATCCGCGGCCCCGGCCAGGCGCAGTTTCAGAAGCTGGCCCGGCAGGGAGGCATTTGCAGAACACTGGCTGAACAGGATTGGCGCGGGTTCTACCTGAAAGACGTTCCGCTGTCAATGCTGATTTATGACTTCCAGCGGCGGTATAAGACCATACCCCATGAAACTGTGTTTTCGGTCTGGCACGGCATTTATAAGCGGATCGACTACGCCAATGGAATGTGGTCCTTGCCAGTGCTGAGGGAAGTGTTCCGGTATGCCCCGCCGCCCCGCCTTCCTGCGCTGGAGCCGGATGGCCTTATCACGATCTACCGCGGTATGGGCGCGCTGTCTCTGCCGCCGGAACAGGCGATCTCCTGGACCACCCACCCGGGAAACGCGCTATGGTTTGCCATCCACTCCGGTCAGGGCACCAAGGTTGCGGTGGCCAGGGTGCGGCCGGAGCAGATTGTGGCCCACTACCCCTCCTACGCCGAAGAAAATGAAGTTGTTATCTTTCCCGGCACCGTAACGGAGTATCGGTATGAGGACATGATCCCTGCTGTGGTAGAAACCGTGCCCCGACTTATGGCACCGGCCCTGCAGGCCTATCTCGACTTTGGGCGCCAAGCGCGGGCTTTGGGCTACCAGCAGGAAAAACTCTTTCAGCTCCACGGTCTGCTGCACGTCCTGCGCGTGTTGTTTCTCACACTTATCTACTTCTATAACTCCGGCGACCCACTGACGGAGTCAGACCGCCAGATCCTAATTTATTTCAGTTTACTGCACGATTTGGGCCGGCTGAATGAAAATGCGGATGCGACACATGGCGAGCGGTCCGTTGAATTGATCCACAAGCGCGGCATCCGGCTGCGCGGGATCCGGCTGAGCCGGAAGGAGTATCGGATTGCTGAACTGATCATCGCCCATCACTGCCGTGATGACGGCGAGGGTATTGCGGCAATCACGGCCGAGCCTGGCCTGTCCAGGAAAGAGAAAGAGCATGCCGTCCATCTCTATCACATCTGCAAGGACATGGATGCCCTGGACCGGGTGCGGTTCAATGGGCTTGATTACCGCATGCTTCGTACACAATACGCACGCCGGCTGCCGTTGGTTGCCGGCTGTCTGCTGGAGGAAGATCTCCTGACGCCGCTGGATATGGAA